The genomic interval AGTCATCTATCTCCACATGCCAAGCTGGGTCTGCAAATGAGCTTAGTGCCACGGTGCAAGATGGGGACCGAATAGCAACAGTGTCCTTGAATGGATATTTATTGACACGCAATTGCGCATACATGGCGGGACAACAGCGGATGTGCATGGGAGTATCAGGATCCATAGTTTTCTCGAGGTGAACTGTGATCAAAGTCCTTGAAGTAGGGTCCACGTCTAAATGTGCTATTTTGTTCGCGGTATTAAACGTATGAGTAACGCGACAGTCAAGCTGCCAGTGTATAATACTGTCTGGTCCGCTGGCTGTTATGCCACTGAATGCCATGGCGACATTCACACCGCGAACAACGAAGTATTTCCAGTTTAACGATGGCAACCGGAAATACGCCGAATCGTTGGTTTGGATGCTCCAGACATGACAGAATCTGGACCTGCAGCATCAGCCAACATATGTCAAAGATGAGGCACAATTCGGTTGGATCTATGCTTACCCGTGCAGTGTTATTGCTGCTACAATAGATTCAGAAATTCGTAGTGCAGTGAATGTATCTCGGTTTTCGGTGCAGAAACTCTGCGTCGTATTCGAGTGGAGGTTATGGACATAGACTATCGCATCTTCAATCCATCCATAGTTCCCATGCGAAAAGTCAAGACCAACTAAGCCTGTCGCATTTGGTATTGGAGAATACGGTCGGTTAAGGACTTTAGAGATCGGTTGTCCACGTTCCAGACGAACACGCTGCTTGGCATATTGTGTAAATGCATCTGGAGATTCCAGCGCAATGGATCTGCTGTTGTGTCCGACATACTGATGGCACACAGCATCGCGGAATAGCCTAGAGGATAGAAGACAATTCCATCGTCTGGAGACCTACAATACAATGTTAGTCCGGGGAGATGAGTTACTAAATATACGTCAAAATAGACATACTCTTCGGAAAATGTGGATTTCTGATAAATCTAAATGCCTGGAAATTTGTACAGCGACCTCGGTAGGTAAAGTGCCCAGGATGTCCTTTTGAAAGGAAACTTG from Aspergillus flavus chromosome 7, complete sequence carries:
- a CDS encoding F-box domain protein — translated: MDPAVLDILTRFKDLKSTSARRALYHLLLEQMHPYEWREVRDRMNQVSFQKDILGTLPTEVAVQISRHLDLSEIHIFRRVSRRWNCLLSSRLFRDAVCHQYVGHNSRSIALESPDAFTQYAKQRVRLERGQPISKVLNRPYSPIPNATGLVGLDFSHGNYGWIEDAIVYVHNLHSNTTQSFCTENRDTFTALRISESIVAAITLHGSRFCHVWSIQTNDSAYFRLPSLNWKYFVVRGVNVAMAFSGITASGPDSIIHWQLDCRVTHTFNTANKIAHLDVDPTSRTLITVHLEKTMDPDTPMHIRCCPAMYAQLRVNKYPFKDTVAIRSPSCTVALSSFADPAWHVEIDDSLSLALGNAMGILTFRRGGYLAETPGDIAAITYNKGTGRVSVNVVSAENTPFIPLCMTLVDSNIIYYVKNDNGRPEIWISNPDARIALRPARRINPQLPREASNRVYSHGTNFTLRGDRDFILMVDQNGLKVWCFNENLSLSSAVPL